In Saccharolobus solfataricus, a genomic segment contains:
- a CDS encoding ISH3-like element ISC1359 family transposase gives MKHENTTKPAKFNRDFARSALKIIYSVLTKILFPEELLSALLKASGSYLSRLGKDGRRALRKLNAVQVEDVRDALRKMGRMTLRGVRDRRVAVDFHAIPQYHADKSFLSRIKPTKGTSWGLVQAAIFLLGRTRSFLDVIPVTVKNVAEGFKAVMEVIVKELEEDKLRLVMVFADREFAVNEVIRFLLELGLDFVISAKAQMYKKYKGMLQDVDVSFGGVRYTGFLCVRHGSGAYLIILRKEDGKIIAFLVRKEMDLYDAIVLAEMYRERWGIENAFRSLEEFRIRTRTCDVRKELVLVLLSYLLLNVWFLIRSWRKVKLWEFSVSLSNLLDREVRVEQERAFREVKTSFPQTPANPMHLLPAT, from the coding sequence ATGAAACATGAGAATACAACTAAACCGGCGAAGTTCAACCGGGACTTCGCCAGGTCCGCCCTCAAGATAATTTACTCGGTCCTCACTAAAATACTTTTCCCTGAGGAACTCCTCAGTGCCTTGCTTAAGGCGAGTGGGAGCTACTTGAGCAGGTTGGGGAAAGATGGGAGAAGAGCGTTGAGAAAGTTGAACGCGGTTCAAGTTGAGGACGTGAGGGATGCGTTGAGGAAGATGGGAAGGATGACGTTAAGGGGAGTCAGGGACAGGAGGGTAGCAGTGGACTTCCATGCCATACCTCAATATCACGCTGACAAGAGTTTCTTGAGTAGGATAAAGCCAACTAAGGGGACGTCGTGGGGACTGGTTCAAGCTGCGATCTTCCTCCTGGGGAGGACGAGGAGCTTCTTGGACGTGATCCCAGTGACCGTGAAGAACGTAGCTGAAGGTTTCAAGGCGGTGATGGAGGTAATCGTGAAGGAGTTGGAGGAGGACAAGCTGAGGCTCGTCATGGTCTTCGCGGACAGGGAGTTCGCGGTGAACGAAGTGATTAGGTTCCTCTTGGAGTTGGGCTTGGACTTCGTCATATCTGCCAAGGCCCAGATGTACAAGAAGTACAAGGGGATGTTGCAAGATGTGGATGTGAGTTTTGGCGGAGTTAGATATACTGGATTTCTCTGCGTGAGACATGGGAGTGGAGCTTATCTCATTATTCTGAGGAAGGAAGACGGCAAGATTATTGCCTTCCTCGTGAGGAAGGAGATGGATCTTTATGATGCCATAGTCCTTGCCGAGATGTATAGGGAGAGGTGGGGGATAGAGAACGCCTTCCGCTCTCTTGAGGAGTTCAGGATCAGGACTAGGACTTGTGACGTGAGGAAGGAATTGGTTCTCGTTCTGCTTTCCTATCTTCTCTTGAATGTCTGGTTCTTGATCCGCTCTTGGAGGAAGGTAAAGTTGTGGGAGTTCTCGGTCTCCCTCTCGAATCTCCTCGATCGGGAGGTAAGAGTGGAACAAGAACGCGCGTTCCGTGAAGTGAAGACGTCATTCCCCCAGACTCCAGCTAACCCTATGCACCTCCTTCCAGCTACGTGA
- a CDS encoding IS5-like element ISC1234 family transposase: MGGEGSTMTRTLRNVPNLMYYPLPPIEDMPWREKWLTEIKPVLDTMDLERVLGEGALVYLKLLVVMVLYSCSYRDAVKMVNVNVVVAWFVGRKVGKSTLHDFVGRLYGVRKKLLEISFKLEEKCLPSYLPASAHLVDFMAWLVDSFLLDLPPGKRSVETFREKAELERREGNLERARKLLSLGRTKRRFEGRWTKKRGVSHYGLKAVAVISVSLFVRSITVKPANFSDKRFKSPLKGIKIADRGFSPSPTQLIAREKPFTTLRVHVEFFGTYLNAFWRPYGTTTWRNDVFLHVLGVIYNIKMFLAIQRRTPPGRRAVQL, from the coding sequence ATAGGAGGAGAGGGTAGTACCATGACTCGGACGTTAAGAAACGTCCCAAACTTGATGTACTACCCTCTTCCCCCAATAGAGGATATGCCGTGGAGGGAAAAATGGTTAACGGAGATCAAGCCCGTGCTGGACACCATGGATTTGGAGAGGGTTCTTGGCGAGGGCGCGCTGGTTTACCTGAAGTTGTTAGTCGTCATGGTGCTCTACTCTTGCTCCTATAGGGACGCGGTGAAAATGGTCAACGTGAACGTGGTCGTGGCCTGGTTCGTGGGGAGGAAGGTGGGGAAGAGCACGCTGCACGACTTCGTGGGCAGGTTGTACGGGGTGAGGAAGAAGTTGTTGGAGATTTCCTTCAAGCTTGAGGAGAAGTGCCTACCCAGTTACCTCCCTGCGAGCGCGCATCTCGTGGACTTCATGGCGTGGCTAGTGGACTCCTTCCTACTGGACTTACCTCCTGGGAAGAGGAGTGTGGAGACCTTTCGGGAGAAGGCGGAGCTGGAGAGGAGGGAAGGTAACTTGGAGAGGGCCAGGAAGCTGCTCTCCCTGGGGAGAACCAAGAGGAGGTTCGAGGGAAGGTGGACCAAGAAGAGAGGGGTCTCGCACTACGGGCTCAAGGCAGTGGCCGTGATCTCCGTCTCCCTCTTCGTGAGGTCCATCACGGTGAAGCCAGCCAACTTCTCGGACAAGAGGTTCAAGTCACCGCTCAAGGGGATTAAGATCGCGGACAGGGGATTCTCTCCCTCCCCGACACAGCTCATAGCGCGGGAGAAGCCCTTCACTACCCTGAGGGTCCACGTGGAGTTCTTCGGCACCTACCTGAACGCGTTCTGGAGGCCCTACGGGACCACGACCTGGAGGAACGACGTCTTCCTTCACGTCCTGGGAGTGATCTACAACATCAAGATGTTCCTCGCGATCCAACGGAGGACTCCTCCAGGACGTAGAGCCGTTCAGCTCTGA
- a CDS encoding radical SAM/SPASM domain-containing protein, producing MINRKPFFIELELTYKCSQQCIYCHNPPKDLKFYIADKVPKPRSVIEMNELNLSEWISVINQIKRLDEKYEGIMDVVITGGEPLLRSDLEEILSYVTRQKLRHMLLSSGEPISDDRITKLLESGLEKIRINLTSHKYVFNIQSPIMHIKNEVAKKINIAKKFKDFGVKEVGGNIVLTSYYLDFLEEIAELAYKSNLDWIEIHSVIKVGHGYINQKFIVPDPNDERTIQEKLKRLIEIYGENFIQNYVDTDILYSRIPIPTNWGEVGLVIAPNGDIYPSSEATSIPLSKLGNIKNDSLVEIWFNNLLLNKIRSLSFLREPCKSCEVKKLCRGGFRFNAYITKNDLFAPDPSCQIVKDYIGKS from the coding sequence TTGATAAATCGTAAACCTTTTTTTATTGAATTAGAATTAACTTATAAATGTAGTCAGCAATGCATTTATTGTCATAATCCACCTAAAGATCTAAAATTTTATATAGCTGATAAAGTTCCAAAACCTAGATCTGTAATAGAAATGAATGAGCTAAACTTAAGTGAGTGGATATCAGTAATTAATCAAATTAAAAGGTTAGATGAAAAATACGAGGGAATCATGGATGTTGTGATAACTGGAGGAGAACCGTTGTTAAGAAGCGATTTAGAGGAAATCTTGTCATATGTTACAAGACAAAAACTAAGGCACATGTTATTAAGTAGCGGAGAACCTATTTCCGATGATAGAATTACAAAATTGCTAGAAAGTGGTCTAGAAAAGATTAGAATTAACCTTACTTCACATAAATACGTCTTTAATATACAATCCCCAATAATGCATATCAAGAACGAAGTAGCTAAGAAGATTAATATCGCAAAGAAATTTAAAGATTTTGGAGTAAAGGAAGTTGGAGGCAATATAGTCTTGACTAGTTATTATTTGGACTTCTTAGAAGAAATTGCGGAACTTGCATATAAATCAAACTTAGATTGGATTGAAATTCATAGTGTTATAAAGGTAGGTCATGGTTATATAAACCAAAAGTTCATAGTACCAGATCCTAACGATGAAAGAACAATTCAAGAAAAATTAAAGAGACTCATAGAAATTTATGGGGAGAATTTTATACAAAATTATGTGGATACTGACATTTTATATTCTAGGATACCAATCCCTACAAATTGGGGGGAAGTAGGTTTAGTTATAGCTCCGAACGGTGACATTTATCCTAGTTCCGAGGCGACATCTATCCCATTATCAAAGCTAGGTAATATAAAAAACGACTCATTAGTTGAAATTTGGTTTAACAATCTCTTGCTTAATAAAATAAGAAGTCTATCTTTCCTTAGAGAGCCTTGTAAGAGTTGTGAAGTTAAGAAGCTTTGTAGAGGTGGTTTTAGGTTTAATGCATATATAACTAAGAATGACCTATTTGCTCCAGACCCTTCATGTCAAATAGTTAAAGATTATATTGGAAAAAGTTAA
- a CDS encoding 7-cyano-7-deazaguanine synthase, translating to MVEEAIIQLTGGIDSTVLAYYLKKDKYVLHGTFIHYGYPPQIKELELVKELSKKLDIPLKIIDFSSYIKSFDLPPIDSIQYIIKYQFVVEILASFSAYPNLNTMFVGWLKDEWNNRISLLKDIESLMGFKVIAPFHTMVKSEVIKLGNELGVDFTKTHSCIVSGKMHCGICMACRSRRRAFEEVKVKDPTIYYYNLPPAEVDKLSRELSLEEFVERFFKPFLQYTGEYPKEFVDNLAHILRKYNG from the coding sequence ATGGTTGAGGAAGCCATTATTCAACTTACTGGAGGAATAGATTCCACAGTATTAGCGTATTATCTTAAAAAAGATAAATATGTGTTGCATGGAACTTTCATACATTACGGCTATCCTCCCCAGATAAAAGAATTAGAGTTAGTTAAAGAATTGTCTAAAAAGCTCGATATCCCTCTAAAGATTATTGATTTTTCCTCTTATATTAAGTCTTTCGATCTCCCTCCAATAGATTCTATACAATACATAATTAAGTACCAGTTCGTGGTAGAAATCCTAGCATCTTTTTCAGCTTATCCGAATCTAAATACCATGTTTGTGGGCTGGCTTAAGGATGAGTGGAATAATAGAATAAGTCTTTTGAAGGATATTGAATCTCTTATGGGTTTTAAGGTTATAGCACCTTTTCACACAATGGTAAAAAGTGAAGTTATTAAATTGGGTAATGAATTAGGTGTAGATTTTACAAAAACTCATAGTTGCATTGTATCTGGAAAAATGCACTGCGGCATATGTATGGCGTGTAGATCTAGAAGAAGAGCTTTTGAAGAGGTAAAAGTTAAAGATCCTACAATCTACTACTATAATTTGCCTCCCGCTGAGGTAGATAAATTATCAAGGGAACTGAGCCTGGAGGAATTCGTAGAGAGATTTTTCAAACCATTCTTACAATATACCGGAGAATATCCTAAAGAATTTGTGGATAATTTAGCACATATTTTAAGAAAATATAACGGTTGA
- a CDS encoding MFS transporter: MGLKQTLKEIYYIVADKRLLYFSLSLGISTFAYSLLTYYFPIIMTNLDITTFTIGIIYSIISFLYVVFNIPLGAIVDKIGSKNAVTLSALMAVPLFLLMGTLNPLLFIISLVIFESVIRIVNSLGAHRFMLNYTNAGKAFGVFSLITSILAAIGIMLGGYLLQHSVSTLLFTIIAVLFGISGIIRFLELPKDENKVEVKRSLRLGFKYLKEDKKLLLYLLVSILSSGLSLETYYVTIYFVKDLLLPLTFVGVLYSSYALIMAFLPLLFSVILSKRSNFKNLSILIFSNSVIFFLVPLFTNVYILFLLFYAWTVIVAMESIVDYNVAQSVTKPEIRGTQVALISTFVRIFSVFYNAIVGLLFQITPLYSFYFTGFLGILAIFTIKFAEFIGVLK; this comes from the coding sequence ATGGGTCTGAAGCAAACACTAAAAGAGATCTATTACATTGTAGCAGATAAGAGACTGCTCTATTTTTCATTATCTTTGGGGATTTCTACCTTTGCTTACTCACTGTTGACATACTATTTTCCTATAATTATGACTAACCTCGACATTACTACCTTCACAATTGGTATAATTTACAGTATAATCAGTTTCCTTTACGTAGTTTTTAATATTCCATTAGGTGCTATAGTTGATAAAATAGGTAGTAAGAATGCAGTCACTCTATCAGCACTAATGGCAGTACCTTTGTTCCTCTTGATGGGAACGCTTAATCCCTTACTTTTTATAATTTCTCTTGTAATTTTTGAATCTGTGATAAGAATAGTTAATTCCTTAGGAGCGCATAGATTTATGCTAAATTATACGAATGCAGGGAAGGCCTTTGGGGTTTTCTCCCTCATAACCAGCATCTTAGCAGCTATAGGGATTATGTTAGGGGGCTACTTGTTACAACACTCGGTCTCTACGCTACTTTTCACAATAATAGCGGTTCTTTTCGGAATCAGCGGTATTATAAGGTTTCTTGAATTACCGAAAGACGAGAACAAGGTTGAAGTGAAAAGATCTCTAAGATTAGGCTTTAAATACCTTAAAGAAGACAAGAAATTGTTACTCTATTTGTTAGTTTCAATTCTTTCTTCCGGTTTAAGCCTAGAGACATATTACGTAACAATCTATTTCGTAAAAGACTTACTACTACCCTTAACATTTGTAGGTGTGTTATATTCATCATACGCATTAATAATGGCTTTCTTACCGTTACTGTTCTCGGTTATTTTAAGTAAACGTAGTAATTTTAAGAACTTATCAATCTTAATCTTCTCCAACTCCGTCATATTTTTCCTAGTTCCACTCTTTACTAATGTTTATATTTTATTCTTATTATTTTACGCTTGGACGGTAATTGTAGCTATGGAAAGTATAGTGGATTATAATGTCGCACAGAGCGTTACTAAGCCTGAAATCCGGGGGACTCAAGTTGCACTAATTAGTACTTTTGTGAGAATATTTTCAGTATTTTATAATGCAATCGTAGGTTTGCTGTTCCAAATAACGCCGTTATACTCATTTTATTTCACCGGTTTCCTAGGGATATTAGCAATATTTACTATAAAATTTGCAGAGTTTATCGGAGTTTTAAAATAA